The Rahnella aquatilis CIP 78.65 = ATCC 33071 genomic sequence CAAATATGTCATGGCCAAGCATGTCCTGGTCGGCCATGAATCCGCTTAACTGGTTTGGCAGCAGCGCGACGGTCAGTGATAAAGGCGTCGGTGAAATTACAGCCAGCACCCCGCTGACCGAAACAGCAATCACCGACGCGCTGGACGGCGACTATACCCTGCGCAGCGGCATGTCGATGAGCAACGGCAAAATGCTGAGCTTCTTCCAGGCGATGGATGGCAAAGACGTGAAAATGTCGGTCAGCGGTGAGCCGAAAGGCAACGTCCAGCGCGTCGATGTGGTTGACCCCAAGGTCGAAAGCGAGTGGGGCGTTAAAATCGGTACACCGTTCAGCGATCTCTACAGCAAGGCTTTTGATGTGTGCGTGAAGGGTGAAGGTGATGATGCCGAAAACGTCGAGTGTAAAGCGCCGCAAAGTGCGCACGTGACGTATGTGTTCAGCGGTATCTGGCACGGTCCGGATTCGCTGATGCCTTCGGATGATGCCCTGAAAGACTGGAAGGTCAGCAAAATTATCTGGCGCGCTAATCCGTTGCAGGCCGCTGCCGCGCAATAAAACGGGCTTCTCCGCTTAAAAAATCCTCAATGCCTTGCCTTCGCGCAAG encodes the following:
- a CDS encoding RpoE-regulated lipoprotein codes for the protein MTLRLRVRPMLLVLPLILTGCSSMSNMSWPSMSWSAMNPLNWFGSSATVSDKGVGEITASTPLTETAITDALDGDYTLRSGMSMSNGKMLSFFQAMDGKDVKMSVSGEPKGNVQRVDVVDPKVESEWGVKIGTPFSDLYSKAFDVCVKGEGDDAENVECKAPQSAHVTYVFSGIWHGPDSLMPSDDALKDWKVSKIIWRANPLQAAAAQ